From the genome of Segatella hominis, one region includes:
- a CDS encoding glycoside hydrolase family 43 protein: MKKLAILSLSMMLAAGAQAQNAQFDYFKYAGNDARFNVPIDKTHQYYNPVLAGFYPDPSLCRVGDTYYLVNSSFTFFPGVPLSTSKDLVNWTPAGHVLTRQSQVPLKGQQVSAGIFAPAISYNKKNKTFYMITTNVGAGNFFVKSKNPSKGWSDPIYLKKIDGIDPSFFFDDNGKGYIVHNGPVAGGADYEGQRAIRCFEFDVKGDSIKGDFKEILRGGTHVEARPIWIEGPHLFKKGRFYYLMCAEGGTGGWHSEVILRAKNPMGPWEECPNNPILTQRTGLDPNRKDPVSSAGHADIVEDGKGNWWAVFLACRPYEEDMYNTGRDTYLLPVTWKNGWPEILAKNTPISTVGEKAGLKPAAKNEFSGNFSYVDNFDAADNGVGLKDLNPRWMFLRDFTDCYKVENGKLNLNLLPGNIYKREPMSAIWARQQHGTFSAETEINFTPRNDKEIAGLALLQKEDHNFVLGKTMKNGKLMITLTRAEKNNVTIASAPIKAGKLKLKVEGHDRYYDFYYAEEGGDWQLLAKGVDASNLSTQKSGGFLGACIGLYASSNKE, encoded by the coding sequence GTTCGACTACTTCAAGTATGCAGGCAACGATGCACGATTCAACGTGCCTATCGACAAGACTCATCAGTATTACAACCCTGTGCTGGCAGGTTTCTATCCTGACCCATCGCTCTGCCGCGTGGGCGACACCTATTATCTGGTGAATTCATCCTTCACCTTCTTCCCAGGTGTACCTCTCTCTACCAGCAAGGATTTGGTAAACTGGACTCCTGCCGGACATGTGCTCACCCGCCAATCGCAGGTGCCTCTGAAGGGACAACAAGTATCAGCCGGCATCTTCGCACCAGCCATCAGCTACAACAAGAAGAACAAGACCTTCTATATGATCACCACCAACGTGGGTGCCGGAAACTTCTTCGTCAAGTCAAAGAACCCATCCAAGGGCTGGAGCGATCCTATCTATCTGAAGAAGATTGACGGCATCGACCCTAGCTTCTTCTTCGATGACAACGGAAAGGGATACATCGTGCATAACGGTCCGGTGGCAGGCGGTGCCGACTATGAGGGCCAGCGTGCTATCCGCTGCTTCGAATTCGACGTGAAGGGCGACAGCATCAAGGGCGACTTCAAGGAGATTCTGCGTGGCGGAACCCATGTTGAGGCTCGTCCTATCTGGATTGAGGGTCCACACCTTTTCAAGAAGGGCAGGTTCTATTATCTGATGTGTGCAGAAGGCGGTACGGGCGGATGGCACAGCGAGGTAATCCTGCGTGCCAAGAATCCGATGGGTCCATGGGAGGAATGCCCTAACAACCCTATCCTCACCCAGCGCACAGGCTTGGATCCAAACCGCAAGGACCCTGTATCAAGTGCCGGCCATGCCGACATCGTAGAAGATGGCAAGGGCAACTGGTGGGCAGTGTTCCTGGCTTGCCGCCCTTACGAGGAAGATATGTACAACACAGGTCGCGACACCTATCTCCTGCCTGTAACATGGAAAAACGGATGGCCAGAGATTCTCGCCAAGAACACTCCTATTTCTACAGTAGGCGAAAAGGCAGGTTTGAAGCCAGCCGCAAAGAATGAGTTCTCAGGCAACTTCAGCTATGTGGATAACTTCGATGCAGCCGACAACGGTGTAGGTCTGAAGGATTTGAACCCACGCTGGATGTTCCTCCGCGACTTTACAGATTGCTATAAGGTAGAAAACGGCAAGCTGAACCTGAATCTGCTGCCAGGCAATATCTACAAGCGTGAACCGATGTCTGCCATCTGGGCACGCCAGCAGCACGGCACTTTCTCTGCCGAGACAGAAATCAACTTCACTCCTCGCAACGACAAGGAGATAGCAGGTTTGGCACTTCTCCAGAAGGAAGACCACAACTTCGTGTTGGGCAAGACCATGAAGAATGGCAAGCTGATGATTACCCTGACCCGTGCCGAGAAGAACAACGTCACCATCGCCTCAGCCCCTATCAAGGCTGGCAAGCTGAAGCTGAAGGTAGAAGGTCATGACAGATATTATGATTTCTATTATGCAGAGGAAGGTGGCGACTGGCAGCTGCTCGCCAAGGGCGTGGATGCCTCTAACCTGAGCACCCAGAAGAGCGGCGGCTTCCTCGGTGCCTGCATCGGACTCTATGCCTCTTCTAACAAGGAATAA
- a CDS encoding bifunctional metallophosphatase/5'-nucleotidase, translating to MQPDAAQAKTKKPAKVEKQLVVLHTNDTHSCVMPINPNLADTAMANRGGYLRRVAMIKQERKANPDLLLFDSGDFSQGSPYYSLFKGDVEVGLMNEMKYDAATIGNHEFDFGIDNMVRIFKMAKFPIVCSNYDFAGTELASIVKPYVVLKRKGLKIGVFGLGPELAGLVTEANYGPIKYLDPIAKAKEMTEILKKKEKCDVIICISHLGWKIDGIDDSEVAPATRDIDLILGGHSHTYFQQLEFLNNLDGKPVPVDQNGKGAIWVGKMTLDIVKNK from the coding sequence ATGCAGCCAGATGCAGCTCAGGCCAAAACGAAAAAGCCGGCTAAAGTGGAGAAACAACTGGTGGTGCTCCATACCAACGATACGCATTCCTGCGTGATGCCCATCAATCCCAATCTTGCCGATACGGCGATGGCAAACCGTGGCGGCTATCTCCGCCGCGTAGCCATGATCAAGCAGGAGCGCAAGGCGAATCCCGACCTGCTGCTCTTCGACAGTGGCGATTTCTCGCAGGGATCCCCTTATTATTCACTCTTCAAGGGCGATGTAGAGGTAGGGTTGATGAACGAGATGAAGTATGATGCCGCCACCATCGGCAATCACGAGTTTGATTTCGGCATCGACAACATGGTTCGCATCTTCAAGATGGCGAAGTTCCCTATCGTCTGCTCCAACTACGATTTCGCGGGCACTGAACTGGCTTCCATCGTGAAACCTTACGTAGTGTTGAAGCGCAAGGGCCTGAAGATAGGCGTCTTCGGCCTAGGTCCGGAACTTGCCGGTTTGGTTACCGAAGCCAACTATGGCCCTATCAAATATCTCGACCCCATCGCCAAGGCGAAGGAAATGACAGAGATATTGAAGAAGAAGGAGAAATGTGATGTCATCATCTGCATTTCCCATCTGGGCTGGAAGATAGATGGCATTGATGATTCCGAGGTAGCCCCAGCCACCCGCGACATCGATCTGATATTGGGCGGTCATAGCCACACCTACTTCCAGCAGCTGGAATTCCTGAATAATCTTGATGGCAAGCCAGTGCCTGTAGATCAGAACGGCAAGGGCGCCATCTGGGTTGGCAAAATGACATTGGATATTGTGAAAAATAAATAA
- the rplS gene encoding 50S ribosomal protein L19 — MDLIKVAEEAFATGKKFPEFKAGDTITVAYKIVEGTKERIQLYRGVVIKISGHGDKKRFTVRKMSGTVGVERIFPIESPAIDSIEVNKHGKVRRAKLYYLRKLTGKKARIAEKKTIAKNAE, encoded by the coding sequence ATGGATTTGATTAAAGTTGCTGAAGAAGCATTTGCAACCGGCAAGAAGTTCCCTGAGTTCAAGGCAGGTGATACTATCACAGTCGCTTACAAAATCGTCGAGGGTACAAAAGAGCGTATCCAGCTCTACCGTGGTGTTGTTATCAAGATCTCTGGTCATGGTGACAAGAAGCGTTTCACAGTTCGTAAGATGTCTGGTACAGTAGGTGTTGAGCGTATCTTCCCTATCGAGTCACCAGCTATCGATTCTATCGAGGTGAACAAGCATGGTAAAGTACGTCGCGCTAAGTTGTATTACTTGCGTAAGCTCACTGGTAAGAAGGCTCGTATCGCTGAGAAGAAGACTATTGCCAAGAACGCAGAGTAA
- a CDS encoding 5'-nucleotidase C-terminal domain-containing protein translates to MKKKNSGKCMLAAAAMLLMVSPSAAQKYKVAKVERTRILIDQRWDAKPDAEAAQFIAPYKNKVDSIMGPVVGSIAHDMTRHRPESELSNLLCDILVWGGRQFNEQPVFSVYNMGGIRSNLAKGKITVGDVNDMAPFENKICFLTLKGDKVLELFQQIAHRGGEGLSHAVRLIITKDGKLKEATINGQPVDPSKSYRIATLDYLAEGNDQLVAFKSGTDVLSPKQKENNVRYIIMDYFREMQKQGKCVESKIEGRCIVE, encoded by the coding sequence ATGAAGAAAAAAAATAGTGGTAAATGTATGCTGGCAGCAGCTGCTATGTTGCTGATGGTCAGTCCTTCTGCTGCTCAAAAATACAAGGTGGCAAAGGTGGAACGTACTCGCATTCTCATCGATCAGCGGTGGGATGCTAAACCTGATGCTGAGGCTGCCCAGTTTATTGCTCCTTATAAAAATAAGGTGGATAGTATTATGGGGCCTGTTGTTGGTAGTATTGCCCACGATATGACTCGTCATCGCCCTGAAAGCGAACTCAGTAATCTGCTCTGTGATATCTTAGTTTGGGGTGGCAGACAGTTTAATGAGCAGCCTGTCTTCTCGGTGTATAACATGGGTGGCATCCGAAGCAATCTTGCCAAGGGAAAGATCACCGTGGGTGATGTAAACGATATGGCTCCTTTTGAGAACAAAATCTGTTTCCTCACCCTCAAGGGCGATAAGGTGCTCGAACTCTTCCAGCAGATAGCCCATCGTGGGGGAGAAGGTTTGAGTCATGCTGTCCGCCTTATTATTACAAAGGATGGCAAATTGAAGGAGGCTACTATCAACGGTCAGCCTGTTGACCCTTCTAAGTCTTATCGCATTGCTACGCTCGATTACCTGGCTGAAGGTAACGACCAGTTAGTGGCTTTCAAGAGCGGTACGGATGTTCTTTCACCTAAGCAGAAAGAAAATAACGTGCGCTATATTATCATGGATTATTTCCGTGAGATGCAGAAGCAAGGAAAGTGCGTGGAGTCTAAGATAGAAGGACGATGCATAGTTGAGTAA
- a CDS encoding phosphoribosylaminoimidazolecarboxamide formyltransferase, with protein MKELALKYGCNPNQKPSRIYMEDGSELPIEVVNGRPGYINFLDAFNSWQLVKELKAATGLPAAASFKHVSPAGAAVGLPLSDTLKKIYFCDDVNFELSPLACAYVRARGADRMCSYGDFVALSDVCDEATALLIKREVSDGVIAPGYTPEAIKVLKEKRKGTYCVIQIDPDYVPAPIEHKQVFGVTFEQGRNEVKLDDPALFEDIPTQNKNFPADAKRDLIIALITLKYTQSNSVCYVKDGQAIGIGAGQQSRIHCTRLAGNKADEWWLRQCPKVMNLPFKEKIRRADRDNTINVYISDEWEDVLQDGVWEQFFTEKPEPLTREEKKAWIAQNTGVCLGSDAFFPFGDNIERAHKSGVEYIAQAGGSIRDDNVIETCDKYGIAMAFTHVRLFHH; from the coding sequence ATGAAAGAATTAGCACTCAAGTACGGATGTAATCCGAATCAGAAACCTTCCAGAATCTATATGGAGGATGGAAGCGAACTGCCTATCGAAGTAGTGAATGGCCGCCCTGGCTATATCAACTTCCTCGATGCCTTCAATTCTTGGCAATTGGTCAAGGAGCTCAAGGCTGCCACTGGTCTTCCAGCTGCAGCAAGTTTCAAGCACGTATCTCCTGCCGGAGCCGCAGTAGGACTTCCTCTCAGCGACACTTTGAAGAAGATCTACTTCTGCGATGATGTCAACTTCGAGTTGTCTCCATTGGCTTGCGCATACGTTCGTGCACGTGGTGCCGATCGTATGTGTTCTTATGGTGACTTCGTAGCATTGAGCGATGTTTGTGACGAGGCTACAGCTCTCCTCATCAAGAGAGAAGTCAGCGATGGCGTGATTGCTCCTGGTTATACTCCTGAGGCCATCAAGGTGTTGAAGGAGAAGCGCAAGGGTACCTACTGCGTCATCCAGATTGATCCTGACTACGTGCCAGCTCCTATCGAGCACAAGCAGGTATTCGGTGTTACCTTCGAGCAGGGACGTAATGAAGTTAAATTAGACGACCCAGCACTCTTCGAGGATATTCCTACACAAAACAAGAATTTCCCTGCAGATGCTAAGCGTGACCTCATCATAGCACTCATCACATTGAAATATACACAGAGTAACTCTGTATGCTATGTGAAGGACGGACAGGCTATCGGTATCGGTGCCGGTCAGCAGAGCCGTATCCACTGTACTCGTCTGGCTGGTAACAAGGCTGATGAATGGTGGTTGCGCCAGTGCCCTAAAGTCATGAACCTGCCTTTCAAGGAGAAGATCCGCCGTGCAGACCGTGACAATACCATCAACGTATATATCTCAGACGAATGGGAAGACGTTCTTCAGGATGGTGTTTGGGAGCAGTTCTTCACTGAGAAGCCTGAGCCTTTGACACGTGAGGAGAAGAAAGCATGGATTGCACAGAACACAGGTGTTTGCCTGGGTAGTGATGCCTTCTTCCCATTCGGTGACAACATTGAGCGTGCTCACAAGAGTGGCGTAGAATATATCGCACAGGCTGGTGGTTCTATCCGTGACGACAATGTTATTGAGACATGTGACAAATATGGTATCGCCATGGCGTTCACACATGTTCGCTTGTTCCATCATTAA